The DNA sequence ACTGGGAGAGCGTACGAAAGAGATATGCCCCTCTGGTAGAGCATGTCAACCACCGCGCCGACCTTACCTACATCATCGGAGAACTGATCGGCGAACTGAACATCGGCCATACCTATGTTGGTGGAGGCGATTACCCCCAGCCGGACCGGATAAAGACCGGCCTGCTGGGTGCCGAGTTAGAGCGTGACGCATCCGGGTACTATCGGATCAAGCGGATTCTCAAGGGCGAAAACTGGAACGATCCCCGGCGCTCCCCGCTGACTGAGGTCGGCGTTGGCGCGCGGGAGGGCGATTTCATCCTGGTCGTCAATGGCAAATCAACCAAAGAGATGATCAACATTTACGAACACCTGGTGAACTCCGTAGGCAAGCAGGTGACCCTGACCTTGAACGAGCAGCCGAGACTCAAAGGCAGCCGGGAGGTGGTGGTACGCCCCATTGAAGATGAACAGGAACTGTACTACTACAACTGGGTGCAGACCAACATCGAAAAAGTGGATCAGGCCACCAAGGGCAAGGTCGGCTACCTTCACATCCCGGACATGGGCCAGTATGGACTGAACGAGTTCGTCAAACACTACTATCCCCAGCTGACCAAGAAGGCCCTGATCATCGATGTCCGCGGCAATGGGGGCGGCAATGTCTCCCCGATGATCATCGAGCGCCTGCGCCGGGAAATCGCCATGATCACTATCGCCCGCAACACCAGCCCGGCGGTCAATCCGGACGGCACGCTCTGGGGTCCCATGATCATGATCGCCGATGAGTTCTCCGCCTCGGATGGCGATATTGTCGTCTACCGCTTCAAGAAGTACGGGCTGGGGAAAGTCGTTGGCAAGCGTACCTGGGGCGGAGTAGTCGGCATTCGCGGCAGCCTGCCGCTGCTGGATGGGGGTTACCTCTACAAGCCGGAATTCTCCCGCTACGACGTCGAAGGCACCGAATGGATTATGGAAGGCCGCGGGGTCGAGCCTGACATCTACGTTGACAACGACCCGGTCCAGGAATTCGCTGGCATCGATCAGCAGCTCAACCGGGCCATCGCGGAAATTCTCAAGGACCTGGAAACTCAGGAGAAAACCATCCCTGAGCCGC is a window from the Candidatus Neomarinimicrobiota bacterium genome containing:
- a CDS encoding S41 family peptidase, producing the protein LPVKASNYSSLASVGNTLYYRRNGSDDEKPRLLMFDFDKQEETDLGEISGFEISADGKKMLVGKDKSYYIIDLPKARLDLKDKLDLSAMEVMLDRRAEWRQIFSESWRQMRDFFYIPNLHGVDWESVRKRYAPLVEHVNHRADLTYIIGELIGELNIGHTYVGGGDYPQPDRIKTGLLGAELERDASGYYRIKRILKGENWNDPRRSPLTEVGVGAREGDFILVVNGKSTKEMINIYEHLVNSVGKQVTLTLNEQPRLKGSREVVVRPIEDEQELYYYNWVQTNIEKVDQATKGKVGYLHIPDMGQYGLNEFVKHYYPQLTKKALIIDVRGNGGGNVSPMIIERLRREIAMITIARNTSPAVNPDGTLWGPMIMIADEFSASDGDIVVYRFKKYGLGKVVGKRTWGGVVGIRGSLPLLDGGYLYKPEFSRYDVEGTEWIMEGRGVEPDIYVDNDPVQEFAGIDQQLNRAIAEILKDLETQEKTIPEPPPYPIK